A single window of Agromyces aureus DNA harbors:
- a CDS encoding ROK family transcriptional regulator: protein MRSVASGTGLAVLSDLPDNHDAHTIRRANLRRAFQLVLRGEGAATRAMIARETGLTSATASSLVAELIESGFVVDGRPAASTGGKPATRLEVAQDDNLLVVFVVFPRETKVGVLTASGRTIHQETVPNDPADIAGSISELAARTRAGFEGRLLAAGVQVPGTTDGRIVHESVQLGWRDVALAAIVEDVLDVPAFVVNDVDAGAIAEAVLRPVSLRLFVHLGEGIGAATTAMTTVQRGATGRAGEIGHVRVIYEGLREKCRCGLTGCLESTSSMVAMLGDAYHDGLPLDEAERLARAHAGSGTLLTGAVALSRALRMMGALLDPVEIVLGGSAPALGAEFLGDLRDQLEMYAAEGTAPIVVRYASLGAGMFLGAGQHALQSSIGVSWHGADGRDSVGAA from the coding sequence ATGCGATCTGTCGCCTCAGGCACCGGCCTCGCCGTGCTGTCCGACCTGCCCGACAACCACGACGCGCACACGATCCGTCGTGCGAACCTCCGACGCGCCTTCCAACTCGTCCTCCGCGGAGAGGGCGCGGCGACTCGCGCGATGATCGCGCGGGAGACCGGGCTGACCTCGGCGACGGCGTCATCGCTCGTCGCCGAGCTGATCGAGTCGGGCTTCGTCGTCGACGGCCGGCCGGCGGCGAGCACCGGTGGCAAGCCGGCGACCAGGCTCGAGGTCGCGCAGGACGACAACCTGCTCGTCGTGTTCGTGGTGTTCCCCCGTGAGACCAAGGTCGGCGTGCTCACGGCATCGGGCAGGACGATCCACCAGGAGACCGTTCCCAACGACCCCGCGGACATCGCCGGCTCGATCAGCGAGCTGGCCGCCCGAACGCGCGCCGGGTTCGAGGGCCGACTCCTCGCGGCGGGCGTCCAGGTCCCGGGCACGACCGATGGCCGGATCGTGCACGAGAGCGTCCAACTCGGCTGGCGTGACGTCGCCCTCGCCGCGATCGTCGAGGACGTCCTCGACGTCCCGGCGTTCGTGGTGAACGACGTGGACGCCGGCGCCATCGCCGAGGCGGTGCTCCGGCCGGTGTCGCTCCGCCTGTTCGTCCACCTCGGCGAGGGCATCGGCGCCGCGACCACGGCCATGACCACGGTGCAGCGCGGCGCGACGGGCCGTGCCGGCGAGATCGGCCACGTCCGCGTGATCTACGAGGGGCTGCGCGAGAAATGCCGATGCGGCCTGACCGGATGCCTCGAGTCGACGTCCTCGATGGTCGCGATGCTCGGCGACGCCTATCACGACGGCCTGCCCCTCGACGAGGCCGAACGACTCGCACGCGCGCACGCCGGTAGCGGCACCCTGCTCACGGGCGCCGTCGCGCTCTCGCGCGCCCTCCGCATGATGGGCGCGCTCCTCGATCCCGTCGAGATCGTGCTCGGCGGGTCCGCACCCGCGCTCGGGGCGGAGTTCCTCGGCGATCTCCGCGATCAGCTCGAGATGTACGCGGCCGAGGGGACCGCGCCGATCGTCGTGCGGTACGCGTCTCTGGGTGCCGGCATGTTCCTCGGTGCCGGCCAGCACGCGCTCCAGTCCTCCATCGGGGTGAGCTGGCACGGCGCCGACGGACGTGACTCCGTCGGCGCCGCCTGA
- a CDS encoding carbohydrate ABC transporter permease yields the protein MAVTAPAFETIAPPAASARKRRYTEDQVPIGKVLLRMLAGLIVLGIFVLPYTIMFFGSVKTKSQIRSVDPTYFPVEWHWENYVNMWSTPETPLVQNLISTIVISVFATLLVLLVAMPAAYYTARFHFPGRMVFLFLVIVTQMLQPAVLTSGLFRQFLAFDLIDTWAAMILINAAFNLSFAVWIMHSFFAGIPKEVDEAAQIDGANRLTVLFKISLPLVWPGIVTAIVFTFVACWNEFAASLVILSTAGNQPLSVALTKFVGQYETSWQYVFGVSIVAIVPVVILFMLIEKRLVGGLTAGSVK from the coding sequence GTGGCCGTCACCGCACCCGCGTTCGAGACGATCGCCCCGCCCGCGGCATCCGCTCGCAAGCGCCGTTACACCGAGGACCAGGTGCCGATCGGCAAGGTGCTCCTGCGCATGCTCGCCGGCCTCATCGTGCTCGGCATCTTCGTGCTGCCGTACACGATCATGTTCTTCGGCTCCGTCAAGACGAAGTCGCAGATCCGGTCGGTGGACCCGACGTACTTCCCGGTCGAGTGGCACTGGGAGAACTACGTCAACATGTGGTCCACGCCCGAGACGCCCCTCGTGCAGAACCTCATCTCGACGATCGTCATCTCGGTGTTCGCGACCCTCCTCGTGCTCCTCGTCGCGATGCCGGCCGCGTACTACACCGCGCGGTTCCACTTCCCGGGGCGCATGGTGTTCCTCTTCCTCGTCATCGTGACGCAGATGCTCCAGCCCGCGGTGCTCACCTCGGGCCTCTTCCGGCAGTTCCTCGCGTTCGACCTCATCGACACCTGGGCGGCGATGATCCTTATCAACGCGGCGTTCAACCTCTCCTTCGCCGTGTGGATCATGCACTCGTTCTTCGCCGGCATCCCGAAGGAGGTCGACGAGGCCGCGCAGATCGACGGCGCGAACCGGTTGACCGTGCTGTTCAAGATCAGCCTCCCGCTCGTCTGGCCGGGCATCGTCACGGCCATCGTGTTCACGTTCGTCGCGTGCTGGAACGAGTTCGCGGCCTCCCTCGTCATCCTCTCGACGGCGGGCAACCAGCCCCTCTCCGTCGCGTTGACCAAGTTCGTGGGGCAGTACGAGACCTCGTGGCAGTACGTGTTCGGCGTCTCGATCGTCGCGATCGTGCCGGTGGTCATCCTGTTCATGCTCATCGAGAAGCGCCTCGTCGGCGGCCTCACGGCGGGCAGCGTGAAGTAG
- a CDS encoding carbohydrate ABC transporter permease has translation MSTTSDVSSTQAGAAESRPRAGASPTSPSNGGRPPKKPSRVRHVLAALPWIGPALILIFGVVLYPAVVMFYNSTRDISQSGVDKGSVGLDNYIEVFSFPYFWPIFGRTIVWVVVVVALTVLISLGLAQILNKAFPGRRIVRLAVIIPWAASVVMTTMVVYYGLEPYFGIINKFLVDVGLVDTPEGYGWTRNPATAFAWSIVVAIFVSLPFTTYTILAGLQTVPGEVLEAAKMDGAGPVRTYWGVVLPQLRSALAVAVLINIINVFNSLPILKVMTGSIPGYDADTIMTMIFKYIQNQHKVDVASALSVVAFVIVIVIVAVYVRVVKPMKEV, from the coding sequence ATGAGCACCACGTCAGATGTGTCATCGACCCAGGCGGGGGCGGCCGAGAGCCGCCCCCGCGCCGGGGCGTCGCCGACGAGTCCGTCGAACGGCGGACGCCCGCCGAAGAAGCCGTCGCGCGTCCGCCACGTCCTCGCCGCGCTCCCGTGGATCGGGCCGGCCCTGATCCTGATCTTCGGCGTGGTGCTCTACCCCGCCGTGGTGATGTTCTACAACTCCACGCGCGACATCTCCCAATCGGGTGTCGACAAGGGATCGGTCGGCCTCGACAACTACATCGAGGTCTTCTCGTTCCCGTACTTCTGGCCGATCTTCGGCCGCACGATCGTCTGGGTGGTCGTGGTCGTCGCCCTGACCGTGCTGATCTCGCTCGGCCTCGCCCAGATCCTGAACAAGGCGTTCCCCGGCCGGCGCATCGTCCGCCTCGCGGTGATCATCCCGTGGGCGGCATCCGTGGTCATGACGACGATGGTCGTCTACTACGGTCTCGAGCCGTACTTCGGCATCATCAACAAATTCCTCGTCGACGTCGGCCTCGTCGACACGCCCGAAGGCTACGGCTGGACCCGCAACCCCGCGACGGCCTTCGCCTGGTCGATCGTCGTCGCCATCTTCGTCTCGTTGCCGTTCACGACGTACACGATCCTCGCGGGGCTCCAGACCGTGCCGGGCGAGGTGCTCGAGGCCGCCAAGATGGACGGCGCCGGACCCGTTCGCACCTACTGGGGCGTCGTGCTGCCGCAGCTGCGCAGCGCACTCGCGGTCGCCGTGCTCATCAACATCATCAACGTGTTCAACTCGTTGCCGATCCTGAAGGTGATGACCGGCTCGATCCCCGGCTACGACGCCGACACGATCATGACGATGATCTTCAAGTACATCCAGAACCAGCACAAGGTCGATGTCGCGAGCGCCCTCTCGGTCGTCGCGTTCGTCATCGTCATCGTGATCGTCGCCGTCTACGTGCGCGTGGTCAAGCCCATGAAGGAGGTCTGA
- a CDS encoding family 20 glycosylhydrolase: protein MKTSLLRWFGLTIAVVIATGLAAAPASGAESEVENVALASAGAVATASGSELAKWGPEKAIDGDPDQLPSGEHSRWSSNYSDAAWLQVKLAAPTRLDHVTLRWEAACAAQYKVQVSLDGSTWNDASPVLAGTCGGVDRVSVVAAGEVAYVRMQGVKRTPIGGSFYGMSLWELEAWTGPEPKAVAPLGLVPIPATLTSLEGDGFSLSPESRVITDSEFAAVADQLAERLRASTGYDLPVVESGEPTASDIVLSSDPAVGDGEAEAYELSASDAGASISAADPHGAFNGVQTLRQLFPAGAESPTAVQADWTTPALEIEDSPRFGYRGIMVDVARSFQTVDEIKRTIDAIASFKMNRLHLHLADDQGWRIQITNEGRAAGDTIDYSLLTSVSGATAMSQGGLAGAPGITGFYTQADYQEIVAYAQDRFVQVIPEIDLPGHTNAALAAIPQLNTPGSSHPATPAQPTAPHNGTGNVGYSYLDPDSEVTFTFIEHVLDQLSAITPGDMIHIGGDESHDMVARYGAAKFDAFVARVLDIVHDLGKNANGWNEIARTTSAMQPGDHVQYWAGSTAALPAAAAAGAKIVASRGSSSYIDMKYNSKTPIGLTWACSGTCDITQYYSWDPATFIPGVTEGQIAGPEAPMWSETIRGADQAQFMIFPRAIAHAEMGWSPQAKRDAVDFALRVGAIGARLTAAGVNYYDTPQATWFAQGVGVDATVDAGTAAELEVGALYAPGTKADATGATVSVDRTNDADGISTSDLDAFSATIEWGDGASTPATFRPDRVRGSLNAAGAYAITGSHTYEESGVHAGRVVGSDGRVVAEFSVTAAGGGPEVEAAAGSRCMGSRAVLTVTGLNRAEEPVDITFASEYGTKTFTAVAPGAKVYHAFTTRQAELGAGDVDVEAIATDGAGMPSTTSAAYQARSCG from the coding sequence ATGAAGACATCCCTCCTACGCTGGTTCGGCCTGACGATCGCCGTCGTCATCGCCACCGGCCTCGCCGCCGCACCCGCGAGCGGGGCGGAATCCGAGGTCGAGAACGTCGCGCTCGCGTCCGCGGGCGCAGTGGCGACCGCATCCGGCTCGGAACTCGCGAAATGGGGCCCCGAGAAGGCCATCGACGGAGATCCCGACCAGCTCCCGAGCGGGGAGCACTCGCGCTGGTCCTCCAACTACAGCGACGCGGCGTGGCTGCAGGTGAAGCTCGCGGCACCGACGCGGCTCGATCACGTGACGCTGCGGTGGGAGGCGGCCTGCGCCGCCCAGTACAAGGTGCAGGTCTCCCTCGACGGCTCGACGTGGAACGACGCGAGCCCAGTGCTCGCCGGCACGTGCGGCGGGGTCGACCGCGTGTCGGTCGTCGCAGCGGGCGAGGTCGCCTACGTCCGCATGCAGGGCGTCAAGCGCACGCCGATCGGAGGGTCGTTCTACGGCATGTCCCTGTGGGAGCTCGAGGCCTGGACCGGACCCGAGCCCAAGGCCGTCGCGCCGCTCGGACTCGTCCCGATCCCCGCCACCCTGACCTCGCTCGAGGGCGACGGCTTCTCGCTGTCACCCGAATCCCGCGTCATCACCGACTCCGAGTTCGCCGCCGTCGCGGACCAGCTCGCCGAGCGGCTGCGCGCATCGACCGGGTACGACCTCCCGGTCGTCGAGAGCGGCGAGCCCACGGCATCCGACATCGTGCTCAGCTCCGACCCCGCGGTCGGCGACGGCGAGGCCGAGGCCTACGAGCTCAGTGCGAGCGACGCGGGCGCGAGCATCTCGGCCGCCGACCCGCACGGCGCCTTCAACGGGGTGCAGACGCTGCGGCAGCTCTTCCCGGCCGGCGCGGAGTCGCCGACCGCCGTGCAGGCCGACTGGACCACGCCGGCGCTCGAGATCGAGGACTCGCCCCGGTTCGGCTACCGCGGCATCATGGTCGACGTCGCGCGGTCGTTCCAGACCGTCGATGAGATCAAGCGGACCATCGACGCGATCGCCTCGTTCAAGATGAACCGGCTCCACCTTCACCTCGCCGACGACCAGGGCTGGCGCATCCAGATCACGAACGAAGGCCGAGCGGCCGGCGACACGATCGACTACTCGCTGCTGACCTCGGTCTCCGGCGCCACCGCGATGTCGCAGGGCGGCCTCGCCGGCGCCCCCGGCATCACCGGCTTCTACACGCAGGCCGACTACCAGGAGATCGTGGCGTACGCACAGGACCGCTTCGTGCAGGTCATCCCCGAGATCGACCTGCCCGGGCACACGAACGCGGCGCTCGCCGCGATCCCGCAGCTGAACACGCCCGGCTCCTCGCACCCGGCGACCCCGGCCCAGCCCACCGCACCCCACAACGGCACCGGCAACGTCGGGTACTCCTACCTGGATCCCGACAGCGAGGTCACGTTCACGTTCATCGAGCACGTGCTCGACCAGCTCTCGGCCATCACGCCCGGCGACATGATCCACATCGGCGGCGACGAGTCGCACGACATGGTGGCGCGGTACGGTGCGGCGAAGTTCGACGCCTTCGTGGCACGCGTGCTCGACATCGTGCACGACCTCGGCAAGAACGCCAACGGCTGGAACGAGATCGCCCGCACGACCTCGGCGATGCAGCCGGGCGACCACGTGCAGTACTGGGCGGGCTCGACCGCCGCCCTCCCCGCCGCGGCCGCGGCCGGTGCGAAGATCGTCGCCTCCCGAGGCTCGAGCTCGTACATCGACATGAAGTACAACTCGAAGACGCCGATCGGGCTCACCTGGGCATGCTCGGGCACCTGCGACATCACGCAGTACTACTCGTGGGACCCCGCGACGTTCATTCCCGGCGTGACCGAGGGCCAGATCGCCGGCCCCGAGGCGCCGATGTGGAGCGAGACGATCCGAGGTGCCGATCAGGCGCAGTTCATGATCTTCCCGCGGGCCATCGCCCACGCCGAGATGGGTTGGTCGCCGCAGGCGAAGCGCGACGCCGTCGACTTCGCGCTGCGCGTCGGTGCGATCGGCGCCCGCCTGACCGCCGCGGGAGTCAACTACTACGACACCCCGCAGGCCACGTGGTTCGCCCAGGGGGTGGGCGTGGATGCCACGGTCGACGCCGGGACGGCGGCCGAACTCGAGGTGGGCGCCCTGTACGCACCGGGCACCAAGGCCGATGCCACGGGCGCGACCGTCTCGGTCGACCGCACCAATGACGCCGACGGGATCAGCACGAGCGACCTCGACGCGTTCAGCGCGACGATCGAATGGGGCGACGGGGCGAGCACGCCCGCGACGTTCCGGCCCGACCGGGTGCGAGGCTCGTTGAATGCGGCCGGCGCCTACGCGATCACCGGCTCGCACACCTACGAGGAGTCGGGCGTCCACGCCGGGCGCGTCGTGGGCTCCGACGGTCGGGTCGTCGCGGAGTTCAGCGTGACGGCGGCGGGCGGCGGGCCCGAGGTCGAGGCTGCTGCCGGCAGCCGGTGCATGGGCTCCCGGGCGGTGCTCACGGTCACGGGCCTGAACCGAGCCGAGGAGCCGGTCGACATCACGTTCGCGAGCGAGTACGGCACCAAGACGTTCACCGCCGTGGCGCCGGGGGCGAAGGTGTACCACGCCTTCACGACGCGTCAGGCCGAACTCGGTGCCGGTGACGTCGACGTCGAGGCCATCGCAACCGACGGTGCGGGCATGCCGAGCACCACGTCGGCCGCGTATCAGGCGCGGTCCTGCGGCTGA
- a CDS encoding SIS domain-containing protein, which yields MAAELESQPQTWARAAALVDEQRALPARGARIAVVGCGTSWFMAQSYAWLRESGGHGETDAFTASEAFVDRGYDAVVALTRSGTTTEVLQLVEHLRGRVRTIGVIGDPTSPLVGLVDEAITLPFADERSVVQTRFATTALALFRASLGENLDRAITDAAAAVAETLDPELVDAEQYSFLGQGWSVGLAHEAALKMREASQSWTESYPSMEYRHGPIAIAAPGRVTWQFGEAPAGLADDVRATGARFEAGALDPMADLVRAQRVALARASARGLDPDAPRNLTRSVILDA from the coding sequence ATGGCTGCCGAGCTCGAGTCCCAGCCGCAGACCTGGGCGCGAGCTGCGGCGCTCGTGGACGAGCAGCGCGCCCTCCCGGCACGCGGTGCCCGCATCGCCGTCGTCGGGTGCGGCACGTCCTGGTTCATGGCGCAGTCGTACGCGTGGCTCCGCGAGTCCGGCGGCCACGGCGAGACCGACGCGTTCACGGCCTCGGAGGCCTTCGTCGACCGGGGCTACGACGCCGTCGTCGCCCTCACGCGGTCGGGCACGACCACCGAGGTGCTCCAGCTCGTCGAGCACCTGCGCGGCCGGGTGCGCACGATCGGCGTCATCGGCGACCCGACCTCCCCGCTCGTCGGCCTCGTGGACGAGGCGATCACGCTCCCCTTCGCCGACGAGCGGTCGGTCGTGCAGACCCGGTTCGCGACCACCGCGCTCGCGCTCTTCCGCGCCTCGCTGGGCGAGAACCTCGATCGGGCGATCACGGATGCCGCGGCGGCCGTCGCCGAGACGCTCGACCCCGAACTCGTCGACGCCGAGCAGTACTCGTTCCTCGGCCAGGGGTGGTCGGTCGGTCTCGCGCACGAGGCCGCCTTGAAGATGCGCGAGGCATCGCAGTCGTGGACCGAGTCGTATCCGTCGATGGAGTACCGCCACGGGCCGATCGCGATCGCCGCCCCCGGCCGCGTGACCTGGCAGTTCGGCGAGGCGCCCGCGGGGCTCGCCGACGACGTGCGTGCGACCGGCGCACGGTTCGAGGCCGGCGCACTCGACCCGATGGCCGACCTCGTGCGCGCCCAGCGCGTCGCGCTGGCACGGGCAAGCGCCCGCGGGCTCGACCCCGACGCCCCCCGCAACCTGACGCGCTCCGTCATCCTCGACGCCTGA
- a CDS encoding family 20 glycosylhydrolase has product MPRRTRTIARRPVLFVGLVLAAVTAATLTACTAPAQNGEPMTGIVPAPISADYPDRAPFALDTDTRFVATGEGAAAVARTFAAFARVSTGFELPVVEGSGGADAAASDISFVIAAGEAPDDAPLGEAEGYTLESGSDGVRLAADTPAGLFRASQSLRQLLPAEIERTDAAKPPADGWLVPAASVADAPRFAYRGSMLDVARHFFPVEDVLDHIDRIALLKLNVLHLHLTDDQGWRLQIDSWPELTGIGASTSTGGDGGGFYTKDDYRRIVEYAAERFVTVVPEIDLPGHTNAALSAYPELNCDGVAPRPYEGIEVGFSSLCATPERAEVTDRFLADVLGEVADLTPGPWLHVGGDESLATSEADYLDLVRRITAAGAATGKTVVGWHEMGASRELPAGTVGQYWDFVAPREDAAPLTTSFVEQGGSVILSPADVAYLDMKYPDDPDGPLGTKLGQLWADGPTTLEEAYGWEPTSIVPGLAESDILGIEAPVWTETISTSPDLEFMVFPRIAAIAEIAWSPAPSDDAPTSDRPVVEGGARDVEDFHARLAALGTHLDALGVSYRKVGGVPWVG; this is encoded by the coding sequence ATGCCACGACGCACCCGCACCATCGCACGCCGGCCCGTGCTCTTCGTCGGACTCGTGCTCGCAGCCGTGACCGCGGCGACCCTCACCGCGTGCACCGCACCGGCCCAGAACGGAGAACCCATGACCGGCATCGTGCCGGCGCCGATCAGCGCCGACTACCCCGACCGGGCGCCCTTCGCGCTCGACACCGACACGCGATTCGTCGCCACGGGCGAGGGTGCGGCGGCCGTCGCCCGGACCTTCGCCGCGTTCGCACGCGTGTCGACGGGCTTCGAACTGCCGGTCGTCGAGGGCTCGGGTGGAGCGGATGCCGCGGCATCCGACATCTCGTTCGTGATCGCCGCGGGCGAGGCGCCCGACGACGCGCCCCTCGGCGAGGCGGAGGGGTACACGCTCGAATCCGGATCCGACGGCGTGCGCCTCGCGGCAGACACCCCCGCCGGGCTGTTCCGCGCGAGCCAGTCGTTGCGCCAGCTGCTGCCCGCCGAGATCGAGCGCACGGATGCCGCGAAGCCGCCCGCCGACGGATGGCTCGTGCCCGCGGCATCCGTCGCCGACGCGCCCCGGTTCGCCTACCGCGGCTCGATGCTCGACGTCGCGCGCCACTTCTTCCCGGTCGAGGACGTGCTCGACCACATCGACCGCATCGCCCTGCTGAAGCTCAACGTGCTGCACCTGCACCTCACCGACGACCAGGGCTGGCGGCTGCAGATCGACTCGTGGCCCGAGCTCACCGGCATCGGCGCCTCGACGTCGACCGGGGGCGACGGCGGGGGCTTCTACACGAAGGACGACTACCGGCGCATCGTCGAGTACGCCGCCGAACGGTTCGTGACCGTCGTGCCCGAGATCGACCTGCCCGGGCACACGAACGCCGCGCTCAGCGCCTACCCCGAGCTGAACTGCGACGGTGTCGCACCCAGACCGTACGAGGGCATCGAGGTCGGCTTCTCGTCGCTCTGCGCCACCCCCGAACGCGCCGAGGTCACCGACCGGTTCCTCGCCGACGTGCTCGGCGAGGTCGCCGACCTCACGCCCGGCCCGTGGCTGCACGTTGGCGGCGACGAGTCGCTCGCGACCTCGGAGGCCGACTACCTCGACCTCGTGCGGCGCATCACGGCCGCGGGCGCGGCGACCGGCAAGACGGTCGTCGGCTGGCACGAGATGGGCGCCTCGCGCGAACTGCCGGCGGGCACCGTCGGGCAGTACTGGGACTTCGTGGCGCCGCGCGAGGACGCCGCGCCCCTCACGACCTCGTTCGTCGAGCAGGGCGGGAGCGTCATCCTCTCCCCCGCCGACGTCGCCTACCTCGACATGAAGTACCCCGACGACCCCGATGGCCCGCTCGGCACGAAGCTCGGGCAGCTCTGGGCCGACGGGCCCACGACGCTCGAGGAGGCCTACGGCTGGGAACCCACCTCGATCGTGCCCGGGCTCGCCGAGTCGGACATCCTCGGCATCGAGGCCCCCGTCTGGACCGAGACGATCAGCACCTCGCCCGACCTGGAGTTCATGGTCTTCCCGCGGATCGCGGCGATCGCCGAGATCGCCTGGTCACCGGCACCTTCCGATGACGCGCCGACCTCGGACCGGCCCGTGGTCGAGGGGGGAGCGCGCGACGTCGAGGACTTCCACGCCCGCCTCGCCGCTCTCGGCACCCACCTCGACGCCCTCGGTGTCTCGTACCGCAAGGTCGGCGGAGTGCCCTGGGTCGGGTAG
- a CDS encoding extracellular solute-binding protein, whose protein sequence is MKKSLRLTAAVALAATASLTLASCGFGGSGSDDSASGKTTIDLLVPSYSDATQGLWEDVITGFEAENTDIDVNLEVQSWDNLESVIATKIQGGEAPDIYNGGPFAGFAADELLYPAEEVVSADTFSDFQDSFIANAEVDGTAYALPLIASARALFVNNALLEQAGVAEAPKTWDELLDTATKISALGGGVAGYGMPLGSEEAQAEAAVWLWGGGGTFGDATEITVDDPANLPGAEQVKKMIDAGATQADPGSTDRSPLMDIFVQGKIGMQVGLPPTVGQIADGNPDLDYSIVPIPTQDGSPMTVGVMDQLMAFQNDDDKKEAITKFLDYYYTSDVYVPWVQAEGFLPVTKSGAEALSGEEALAPFLDVLPDAKFYPSTNPAWSATDGAFKALFGQLQTKPAQDVLTEIQAQADAG, encoded by the coding sequence ATGAAGAAGTCACTGCGTCTCACCGCAGCGGTCGCGCTCGCGGCCACGGCATCGCTGACGCTCGCGTCGTGCGGGTTCGGCGGCAGCGGATCCGACGACAGCGCGTCGGGCAAGACCACGATCGACCTGCTCGTCCCCAGCTACTCCGACGCCACCCAGGGCCTCTGGGAAGACGTCATCACGGGCTTCGAAGCCGAGAACACCGACATCGACGTCAACCTCGAGGTTCAGTCCTGGGACAACCTCGAGTCCGTCATCGCCACGAAGATCCAGGGTGGAGAGGCGCCCGACATCTACAACGGCGGACCCTTCGCCGGCTTCGCGGCCGACGAGCTGCTCTACCCGGCCGAGGAGGTCGTCTCGGCCGACACCTTCTCCGACTTCCAGGACTCGTTCATCGCGAACGCCGAGGTCGACGGAACCGCATACGCCCTGCCGCTCATCGCATCGGCCCGCGCCCTCTTCGTGAACAACGCCCTGCTCGAGCAGGCCGGCGTCGCCGAGGCGCCCAAGACGTGGGACGAGCTGCTCGACACGGCGACGAAGATCTCCGCCCTCGGCGGCGGCGTCGCCGGCTACGGCATGCCCCTCGGTTCCGAGGAGGCCCAGGCCGAGGCGGCCGTGTGGCTGTGGGGCGGTGGCGGCACGTTCGGTGACGCGACCGAGATCACGGTCGACGACCCGGCGAACCTGCCGGGCGCCGAGCAGGTCAAGAAGATGATCGACGCGGGCGCCACGCAGGCCGACCCCGGATCGACGGACCGCTCGCCCCTCATGGACATCTTCGTGCAGGGCAAGATCGGCATGCAGGTCGGCCTCCCGCCGACCGTCGGCCAGATCGCCGACGGCAACCCCGACCTCGACTACTCGATCGTGCCGATCCCGACCCAGGACGGCAGCCCGATGACCGTCGGCGTCATGGACCAGCTCATGGCGTTCCAGAACGACGACGACAAGAAGGAAGCCATCACCAAGTTCCTCGACTACTACTACACGTCCGACGTGTACGTGCCGTGGGTGCAGGCCGAGGGCTTCCTCCCCGTCACCAAGTCGGGTGCCGAGGCGCTCTCCGGCGAGGAGGCGCTCGCGCCGTTCCTCGACGTGCTGCCCGACGCGAAGTTCTACCCGAGCACCAACCCCGCGTGGTCCGCGACGGATGGCGCGTTCAAGGCGCTCTTCGGCCAGCTCCAGACGAAGCCGGCCCAGGACGTCCTGACCGAGATCCAGGCGCAGGCCGACGCCGGCTGA